The following are from one region of the Maniola hyperantus unplaced genomic scaffold, iAphHyp1.2, whole genome shotgun sequence genome:
- the LOC138404656 gene encoding LOW QUALITY PROTEIN: NADH-ubiquinone oxidoreductase chain 4-like (The sequence of the model RefSeq protein was modified relative to this genomic sequence to represent the inferred CDS: deleted 1 base in 1 codon; substituted 6 bases at 6 genomic stop codons), translating into MIIFFLINIIILIIILYLTFRVINLFLFYLFFEARLIPTLILIIGXGHQPERIQAGLYLLFYSLFASLPLLLGIFYIYRNINRIIIYFLKFYIIDIFLYIRIILAFLVKIPIYFVHLXLPKAHVEAPISGSIILAAIILKLGGYGLLRVIIILQKVGLRINFIXVVIRLIGGFYISLKCFCQIDIKSLIAYSSVCHIRIVIGGIITINYXGFIGSYVLIISHGLCSSGIFCLSNINYERLNSRSLFLNRGLINFIPSLRLXXFLILSSNIAAPPSLNLVGEIRLINSLIS; encoded by the exons atgataattttttttttaataaatattattatattgataataatattatatttaacttttagagtaataaatttatttttattttatttattttttgaggCTAGATTAATTCcaactttaatattaattattgggtGAGGACATCAACCTGAACGAATTCAAGCAgggttatatttattattttattctttatttgctTCTTTACCTTTATTATTagggattttttatatttatagaaatataaatagaataataatatattttttaaaattttat attatagatatttttttatatattagaataattttagcttttttagtaaaaataccaatatattttgttcatttatGATTACCGAAGGCTCATGTTGAAGCTCCTATTTCTGGTTCAATAATTTTAGCAGCTATTATATTAAAGCTAGGGGGGTATGGACTTTTACgggttataattattttacagaaaGTTGGAttaagaataaattttatttgagtGGTTATTAGATTAATTGGAGGATTTTATAttagtttaaaatgtttttgccAAATTGATATAAAATCTTTAATTGCTTATTCATCTGTATGTCATATAAGAATTGTTATTGGGGGGATTATAACTATAAATTATTGAGGATTTATTGGTTCGTATGTTTTAATAATTAGTCATGGATTATGCTCATCTGGAATATTTTGTTtatcaaatattaattatgaaCGATTGAATAGTCGAAGTTTATTTCTTAATCGGGggttaataaattttatacctTCTTTAAGATTATgatgatttttaatattatcctcaAATATAGCAGCTCCTCCATCATTAAATTTAGTAGGTGAAATTAGattaattaatagtttaattagtTGA
- the LOC117996028 gene encoding LOW QUALITY PROTEIN: NADH-ubiquinone oxidoreductase chain 5-like (The sequence of the model RefSeq protein was modified relative to this genomic sequence to represent the inferred CDS: substituted 4 bases at 4 genomic stop codons), which yields MLIYFIINEMVLFLEWEIISFNSINLVISILLDPISLTFIIFVSLISSSVIIYSKSYIRSELNLNRFIILVLLFVFSIILLIISPNIIRIILGXDGLGLVSYCLVIYYQNIKSYNAGILTVLSNRIGDIIILIVIAXIVNYGSXNYIFYLDFINNDYSIKIIGVIIILAAITKSAQIPFSSXLPAAMAAPTPVSTLVHSSTLVTAGIYLLIRFRNLLVNTIFIKLLLLLSGLTIFIAGIRANYEFDLKKIIALSTLRQLGLIMSILRIGYYELAYFHLLTHAIFKALLFICAGKVIHLINDNQDIRIILIINPIVSHLCLT from the coding sequence atgttaatttattttattataaatgagatggtattatttttagagtgggaaattatttcttttaattcaATAAATTTAGTGATATCTATTTTATTAGACCCAATTtctttaacttttataatatttgtatcttTAATTTCTTCTTCTGTTATTATATATAGTAAAAGTTATATAAGAtcagaattaaatttaaatcgttttattattttagttttattatttgtattttcaataatTCTTTTGATTATTAGTCctaatattattagaattattttAGGTTGAGATGGATTAGGTTTAGTTTCttattgtttagttatttattatcaaaatataaagtcttaTAATGCTGGAATATTAACTGTTTTATCAAATCGAATTGgggatattataattttaatagtaaTTGCTTGAATAGTGAATTATGGAAgttgaaattatattttttatttagattttataaataatgattattcaataaaaattattggggttataattattttagctGCTATAACTAAAAGTGCTCAAATTCCATTTAGTTCATGATTGCCTGCAGCTATGGCTGCTCCAACTCCTGTTTCTACTTTAGTTCATTCTTCAACATTAGTAACTGctggtatttatttattgattcgATTTAGAAATTTATTAgtaaatacaatatttattaaattattattattattgtcaggtttaacaatatttatagctggtattagagCAAATTAtgaatttgatttaaaaaagatTATTGCTTTATCGACATTAAGACAATTGGGGTTAATAATGAGTATTTTAAGAATAGGGTATTATGAATTagcttattttcatttattaactCATGCTATATTTAAagctttattatttatatgtgcTGGTAAGGTGATTCATTTAATAAATGATAATCAAGATATTCGGATAATACTCATAATAAACCCGATTGTGTCCCATCTTTGCTTGACTTAA